In the Aliarcobacter cryaerophilus genome, one interval contains:
- a CDS encoding type II toxin-antitoxin system antitoxin SocA domain-containing protein, whose protein sequence is MNIDMTKIANIILYMLHKQVKALNHKKIELLIFFCELNHLNFCGKKILGETFIKTSRGVKAEVLDELFTLILDEVEFEDEEDDRVFFIQELMDFLEIEIVEKERFKELKFSKLDEDFDETIFTSDELKSIHKVINLYKDTSVRNLSNECFSLEKVRKSENGAIVL, encoded by the coding sequence ATGAATATAGATATGACAAAAATAGCAAATATTATATTATATATGCTACACAAACAAGTGAAAGCTTTAAATCACAAAAAAATAGAGCTTTTAATATTTTTTTGTGAATTAAATCACTTAAACTTTTGTGGAAAAAAGATTTTGGGTGAAACATTTATAAAAACTTCTAGAGGTGTTAAAGCTGAAGTTTTAGATGAACTTTTTACACTAATTTTAGATGAAGTAGAGTTTGAAGATGAAGAGGATGATAGAGTATTTTTTATTCAAGAGTTAATGGATTTTTTAGAGATTGAAATAGTTGAAAAAGAGAGATTTAAAGAGCTTAAATTTTCAAAACTAGATGAAGATTTTGATGAAACTATTTTTACATCTGATGAGTTAAAATCTATTCATAAAGTTATAAATTTATATAAAGACACAAGCGTAAGAAACCTTTCTAATGAGTGTTTTAGCTTAGAAAAAGTAAGAAAAAGTGAAAATGGAGCAATAGTTTTATAA